Proteins from one Sphingomonas sp. HF-S4 genomic window:
- a CDS encoding N-formylglutamate amidohydrolase produces the protein MSVPHAGRDYPLALRSAIRVPLAALKGLEDRYADALALEARGAETMFVAGRARAWIDLNRAEDERDPRLDDGAATSGRPLSAKLRSGLGLVPRRVGTSGDIWRHRLSVDDVQMRIETDHRPYHAALAAALESARARFGIAVLIDVHSMPPLGAPETAPRLVLGDRFGKSAAARFTSRIEGVARAHGIATAANAPYSGGHILERHTDPARGIHAIQLEFDRGLYLDAALDGPGPGLPAIGRLLRAIIDAVTDEALPTALAAE, from the coding sequence CTATCCGCTGGCGCTGCGTTCGGCGATCCGCGTGCCGCTCGCGGCGCTCAAGGGACTCGAGGATCGCTATGCCGACGCGCTCGCGCTAGAGGCGCGCGGTGCCGAGACGATGTTCGTCGCCGGACGCGCCCGGGCCTGGATCGACCTCAACCGCGCCGAGGACGAGCGCGACCCCCGGCTCGACGATGGCGCCGCCACGTCGGGCCGGCCGCTCTCGGCCAAGCTGCGCAGTGGCCTCGGTCTCGTCCCGCGCCGGGTCGGCACTTCGGGTGATATCTGGCGGCACCGGCTCTCGGTCGACGATGTCCAGATGCGGATCGAGACCGATCACCGTCCCTATCACGCCGCACTGGCCGCCGCGCTCGAATCGGCGCGCGCACGCTTCGGGATCGCGGTGCTGATCGACGTCCATTCGATGCCGCCGCTCGGCGCGCCCGAAACCGCGCCCAGGCTCGTGCTCGGCGATCGGTTCGGCAAGTCGGCCGCAGCGCGATTCACCAGCCGGATCGAAGGCGTCGCGCGCGCCCACGGCATCGCCACCGCCGCCAATGCTCCCTATTCGGGCGGGCACATCCTCGAACGCCACACCGATCCCGCGCGCGGCATTCACGCCATCCAGCTCGAATTCGATCGCGGCCTCTATCTCGACGCGGCGCTCGACGGCCCCGGCCCCGGCCTTCCTGCAATCGGCCGGCTGCTGCGCGCGATCATCGATGCCGTCACCGACGAGGCGCTGCCGACCGCGCTCGCCGCCGAATGA
- a CDS encoding copper resistance system multicopper oxidase, translating into MFGMTDRRGLLRGAAFAGGTAALGRWMPAWAQTVSPGLAALSGEDITLRVAHQAMTVDGRTSHAIAVNGTVPAPLIRLREGQRARLHVINDLDEETSIHWHGLILPFQMDGVPGVSFPGIPARTHFTYEFPIVQSGTYWYHSHSGLQEQMGHYGPIVIDPAGADPVGFDREHVIVLSDHSPLHPHRIFEKLKQQPGIFNRQRQTLAGQMADQDQSAKDRREWGRMRMDPTDIADVTGSTYTYLVNGHGPRDNWTGLFRPGERVRLRIVNASAMTIFNFRIPGLRLRVVQADGQNVRPIDVDELQITVAETYDVIVTPAEDRAYTIVAESVDRSGMARGTLAPRPGMAAEVPPLRRRPLATMRDMGMDMSGHGGMAHDMAMRDGANAPQVRLGPGVQSIAPMPIDRTGDPGQGLQDVGHRVLTYRDLVALEPNPDTRAPSRQIEIHLTGNMERYMWSFDGEKLSEVRDPIAFTTGERLRVTLVNDTMMAHPIHLHGHFFELVTGHGAHSPRKHTVNVLPGGKVSWDVTAVPGDWAFHCHMLYHMHAGMMQVVRVRPLQDAA; encoded by the coding sequence ATGTTTGGGATGACCGATCGCCGCGGCTTGCTGCGCGGTGCCGCATTCGCCGGCGGCACGGCCGCGCTCGGCCGCTGGATGCCCGCCTGGGCGCAGACCGTGTCCCCCGGTCTTGCTGCGCTTTCGGGCGAGGACATCACCCTGCGTGTCGCGCACCAGGCGATGACGGTCGACGGTCGCACCAGCCATGCCATTGCGGTCAACGGCACCGTTCCCGCCCCACTGATCCGCCTGCGCGAGGGCCAGCGCGCACGGCTCCACGTGATCAACGACCTGGACGAGGAAACCTCGATCCACTGGCACGGGCTGATCCTGCCCTTCCAGATGGATGGCGTGCCGGGCGTTTCCTTCCCCGGAATCCCTGCGCGCACGCACTTCACCTATGAATTCCCGATCGTCCAATCGGGCACCTATTGGTATCACAGCCATTCGGGGCTTCAGGAGCAGATGGGCCATTACGGCCCGATCGTCATCGACCCCGCCGGCGCCGATCCGGTGGGCTTCGACCGTGAGCATGTGATCGTCCTTTCCGACCACAGCCCGCTCCACCCGCACCGGATCTTCGAGAAGCTCAAGCAGCAGCCCGGCATCTTCAATCGCCAGCGGCAGACGTTGGCTGGACAGATGGCCGACCAGGACCAGTCCGCAAAGGACCGTCGCGAATGGGGCCGCATGCGGATGGACCCCACCGACATCGCCGACGTCACCGGCAGCACCTATACCTACCTCGTCAACGGCCACGGCCCGCGCGACAATTGGACCGGCCTCTTCCGCCCCGGCGAGCGCGTGCGGCTGCGCATCGTCAATGCCTCGGCGATGACGATATTCAACTTCCGCATTCCTGGCCTGCGGCTGCGCGTCGTCCAGGCCGACGGCCAGAATGTCCGCCCGATCGACGTCGACGAACTCCAAATCACCGTCGCCGAGACCTATGACGTGATCGTCACGCCCGCCGAGGACCGTGCTTACACGATCGTCGCTGAATCGGTCGATCGCTCGGGCATGGCACGCGGCACGCTCGCCCCCCGCCCCGGCATGGCCGCCGAGGTGCCCCCGCTCCGCCGGCGCCCGCTCGCGACGATGAGGGACATGGGGATGGATATGTCGGGCCATGGCGGCATGGCCCACGACATGGCGATGCGCGACGGCGCCAATGCGCCGCAGGTCCGGCTCGGTCCCGGCGTCCAGAGCATCGCGCCGATGCCGATCGACCGTACCGGCGACCCCGGCCAGGGGCTCCAGGATGTCGGCCATCGCGTCCTCACCTATCGCGACCTCGTCGCGCTGGAACCCAATCCCGACACCCGCGCGCCCTCGCGGCAGATCGAAATCCACCTGACCGGCAACATGGAACGCTACATGTGGTCGTTCGACGGCGAGAAGCTCAGCGAGGTCCGCGATCCGATCGCATTCACTACCGGCGAGCGCCTCCGCGTCACCCTCGTCAACGACACGATGATGGCGCACCCGATCCACCTGCACGGCCATTTCTTCGAGCTGGTCACCGGCCACGGCGCGCATTCCCCGCGCAAGCACACGGTCAACGTGCTGCCGGGCGGCAAGGTCAGCTGGGACGTCACCGCGGTGCCCGGGGACTGGGCGTTCCACTGCCACATGCTCTATCATATGCACGCCGGGATGATGCAGGTCGTCCGCGTGCGTCCCTTGCAAGACGCGGCATGA
- a CDS encoding eCIS core domain-containing protein has translation MQNWGQAKQVGTPDRSAVAAALAGPGSMLDPTIRARLESGFARDFGDVRVHDGAPAWRASAVLGARAWTLGSDVAFAQGAYRPNTPEGDRLIAHELAHVVQADGAGTVLRRQTEPANCLAAAPNDLNRSRGQTVNPPRDLGFGYPVSYIIWETYRENEAATTWRDRAIRLWVPWRFGRQSSAQQAAVAAYLRGEIGRLQAASPHAGCHYPIMLSAAIYGTCMRLSGETARARPDAPTPQPSEAPAPPPGATVATDPPAASATPAVAAASPQPDTSTPAAAPRPPGFSSEIAVPPGLPAGGYALPQLPATISGLEIQPIGGTGTFVMNIDWASAGPDLLSQVAEAHLGATYQWEVWDVTGAPMVADAERAVRSRMRLAHAPDASGRIAARGGGAARDLERASTDLARRPAEIEADQRAALAEGRYADAVADELNRALLPLEELTRYGRELLGGAADLAGDDRDRRIDWPRAGVFVVRCIGRVRRDAEHARAPSVATKLVTTRSAESASRAALDLPAEQAREARDMGYVLASMGGDPAEIARLRGAAERAERQAGGTPLEIVEGELADARAELAEARRAYAVQLAHGLHPERVSSLATRVSQLEDRRTLLLRRSGELGAGGATIFRVRAALVSRVTGETYQLLLQLAGGQVGSEWVCVLSDVTTADGHRYEGRAPVGADLATAQNAALDRVLAALTDRSEYGDASLSIEVPGGGWLAAVSRERRRRTLAVRGSPGGWQGARARLAEVATVMALLGLALGTGGVAVAGGLIGAGLAADNIARRWREGTLRPDAQLVGDLLDVLGAVAMGMRAIGALSVADRAGGGVILRAARTAGAAIGAVGGAIDTASDVAGVIIANGEMMGTLLQTAAAERSGAMAPSEARRARLSAIASGLQSNALTIAGHLGARRVVEGLEGGPAARRGGPVDAPPPREGATLHDAPPPAAPTRTMAGALGRGGGGSGGMPPVRTPANHAAHTAWIDATLAGGMGVRPPPVPRPHAAPVRPGEVHYRIATMAEALRVYDDFRARAPGREIGIYHHAETGEYAVVAGREGSVSAPLESRRPGERWADAGEWANVLHNHPNPEQALTYRNPAPADVHGTWQEAARAGRPITAFIEHDMPGGGRRYTVLRVHPDGRVVVGFVGEGGQPSVRGFPNLAAYAADWGGRTRYAEPGTSGYADLMQGVEDWLRNSRSQSGALPPSGDRTMAGAGPTPPAAPPAAALATPATATPGPTAPAAPTPAASAPVVPRIVDPAGRLRSGFAISDFDRGTAGTGGISSISFEPDPAGRFAVRIIGVLRQGLWRRGGTPPAGRTRAPNYNRSSSLVTHAEAGLPLGQWENLHLVGPGFGDEAAAGMMKGPREVNQWHQNRGVEGWMRDLFREVDPLGGRVRYEAIAVAWDLNDGGWQPAMQTDFLRRAQYRVTVELPNRPARSITINIEVERPPSTRAHISVEPASALNPAHLLE, from the coding sequence TTGCAGAATTGGGGGCAGGCCAAGCAAGTCGGCACGCCCGACCGTTCGGCAGTCGCGGCGGCATTGGCAGGACCGGGCAGCATGCTCGATCCGACGATTCGCGCGCGGCTCGAATCGGGGTTTGCGCGCGACTTCGGCGATGTCCGGGTGCATGACGGCGCGCCGGCGTGGCGCGCCTCGGCGGTGCTCGGCGCGCGCGCCTGGACGCTCGGCAGCGACGTCGCCTTCGCGCAGGGCGCCTACCGGCCGAACACGCCCGAAGGCGACCGGCTGATCGCACACGAACTGGCGCATGTGGTGCAGGCCGACGGGGCGGGAACGGTTCTGCGCCGCCAGACCGAGCCGGCGAACTGCCTGGCCGCGGCGCCCAACGACCTCAACCGTAGCCGCGGGCAGACCGTCAATCCGCCCCGCGATCTCGGCTTCGGCTATCCGGTGTCCTATATCATCTGGGAAACCTATCGCGAGAACGAGGCGGCCACGACCTGGCGCGACCGGGCGATCCGTTTATGGGTTCCCTGGCGCTTCGGCCGCCAGTCGAGTGCACAGCAGGCGGCGGTGGCAGCCTATTTGCGCGGCGAAATCGGCCGGCTGCAGGCCGCCTCGCCCCATGCCGGCTGCCACTATCCGATCATGCTCAGTGCCGCCATCTACGGCACCTGCATGCGGCTTTCGGGGGAGACCGCGCGCGCCCGGCCCGATGCCCCGACACCCCAGCCGTCGGAGGCTCCGGCGCCGCCTCCCGGCGCGACGGTGGCAACCGATCCGCCTGCCGCATCGGCGACGCCCGCGGTTGCGGCGGCATCGCCACAGCCCGACACATCGACGCCCGCGGCCGCACCGCGGCCGCCTGGCTTCTCTTCCGAGATCGCAGTGCCGCCGGGACTGCCCGCGGGTGGGTACGCGCTGCCGCAGCTTCCCGCGACGATCTCGGGGCTCGAGATCCAGCCGATCGGCGGGACCGGCACGTTCGTGATGAACATCGACTGGGCGAGCGCCGGGCCCGACCTGCTCAGCCAGGTCGCCGAGGCGCATCTGGGCGCCACCTATCAATGGGAGGTCTGGGACGTGACCGGCGCGCCGATGGTGGCAGACGCCGAGCGCGCGGTGCGCAGCCGGATGCGCCTGGCGCACGCGCCTGACGCGAGCGGGCGCATCGCCGCGCGGGGCGGCGGCGCCGCGCGTGATCTCGAGCGTGCGAGCACGGATCTCGCCCGGCGACCGGCGGAGATCGAGGCCGACCAGCGCGCCGCGCTGGCCGAGGGACGCTATGCCGATGCCGTCGCCGATGAGCTGAACCGTGCGCTGCTCCCGCTCGAGGAGCTGACTCGCTATGGCCGCGAGTTGCTCGGAGGTGCCGCGGATCTTGCCGGCGACGATCGCGACCGGCGTATCGACTGGCCGCGCGCCGGCGTGTTCGTGGTGCGTTGCATCGGGCGCGTGCGGCGCGACGCGGAGCATGCGCGCGCGCCTAGCGTCGCGACCAAGCTGGTCACCACGCGCTCGGCCGAGTCCGCCTCGCGCGCCGCGCTCGATCTCCCCGCCGAGCAGGCGCGCGAGGCGCGCGACATGGGCTATGTCCTGGCCTCGATGGGTGGCGATCCGGCCGAGATCGCGCGGCTGCGCGGCGCGGCCGAGCGTGCCGAGCGGCAGGCCGGGGGCACGCCGCTGGAGATCGTGGAGGGCGAGCTGGCCGATGCGCGCGCCGAGCTTGCCGAGGCCCGGCGCGCCTATGCGGTGCAACTTGCGCACGGTCTCCACCCCGAACGGGTGTCGAGCCTGGCCACGCGAGTTTCCCAGCTCGAGGATCGCCGCACCTTGCTCCTGCGTCGCTCCGGCGAACTGGGCGCGGGCGGCGCCACGATATTCCGGGTCCGTGCCGCGCTGGTCAGCCGCGTGACCGGCGAGACCTATCAGCTCCTGTTGCAGCTGGCGGGCGGGCAGGTCGGCAGCGAATGGGTGTGTGTGCTCTCCGATGTCACCACGGCCGACGGCCATCGCTACGAGGGCCGGGCGCCCGTCGGCGCCGACCTCGCGACCGCGCAGAACGCGGCGCTCGATCGCGTGCTCGCCGCGCTCACCGATCGCAGCGAATATGGCGATGCCAGCCTGTCGATCGAAGTGCCCGGCGGCGGCTGGCTGGCGGCCGTCTCGCGCGAGCGCCGTCGCCGGACGCTGGCGGTGCGCGGCAGCCCTGGCGGATGGCAGGGCGCGCGGGCCCGTCTCGCCGAAGTGGCGACGGTGATGGCGCTGCTGGGGCTCGCGCTCGGCACCGGCGGCGTCGCGGTCGCGGGCGGGCTGATCGGTGCCGGGCTTGCCGCCGACAATATCGCGCGGCGCTGGCGCGAAGGGACGTTGCGGCCGGATGCGCAATTGGTCGGCGATCTGCTCGACGTGCTGGGCGCCGTGGCGATGGGCATGCGCGCGATCGGCGCGCTCAGCGTAGCCGATCGTGCCGGTGGCGGCGTCATCCTGCGTGCCGCGCGCACCGCCGGCGCCGCGATCGGCGCGGTGGGTGGCGCGATCGATACGGCCAGCGACGTCGCGGGCGTGATCATCGCCAATGGCGAGATGATGGGCACGCTGCTCCAGACCGCGGCGGCAGAGCGCAGCGGCGCAATGGCGCCGAGCGAGGCACGCCGGGCACGGCTGTCGGCGATCGCATCGGGGCTGCAGAGCAATGCGCTCACCATCGCAGGACATCTCGGCGCGCGCCGTGTCGTGGAGGGGCTCGAGGGCGGTCCCGCCGCGCGCAGGGGCGGTCCCGTCGATGCCCCGCCGCCGCGCGAAGGCGCGACGTTGCACGATGCGCCGCCGCCTGCCGCTCCGACGCGGACGATGGCGGGTGCGCTGGGGCGCGGCGGAGGCGGCAGCGGGGGCATGCCGCCGGTGCGCACGCCTGCCAATCACGCCGCGCACACTGCCTGGATCGACGCGACGCTCGCCGGCGGCATGGGGGTGCGTCCGCCGCCGGTGCCGCGACCGCATGCCGCGCCGGTGCGGCCGGGCGAGGTCCATTATCGTATCGCCACGATGGCCGAGGCGCTGCGGGTCTATGACGATTTCCGTGCTCGTGCGCCGGGGCGGGAGATCGGTATCTATCATCATGCGGAAACCGGCGAATATGCGGTGGTCGCCGGCAGGGAGGGATCGGTCTCCGCCCCGCTAGAGAGCCGTCGCCCCGGTGAGCGATGGGCGGATGCCGGCGAATGGGCCAACGTGCTGCACAATCATCCCAATCCCGAACAGGCGCTGACCTATCGAAACCCTGCCCCTGCCGATGTGCACGGCACCTGGCAGGAAGCTGCCCGAGCCGGGCGCCCGATCACCGCCTTTATCGAGCACGACATGCCGGGCGGCGGGCGGCGCTATACGGTGCTGCGCGTGCATCCCGACGGGCGCGTCGTGGTCGGCTTTGTCGGGGAGGGCGGGCAGCCTTCGGTGCGCGGCTTCCCCAACCTCGCCGCCTATGCCGCCGATTGGGGCGGGCGGACCCGCTATGCCGAGCCCGGCACCAGCGGCTATGCCGACCTCATGCAAGGCGTCGAGGACTGGCTGCGCAATTCGCGGAGCCAGAGTGGTGCCCTGCCGCCTTCCGGCGACCGGACGATGGCGGGCGCCGGGCCCACGCCCCCGGCTGCTCCGCCGGCCGCCGCGCTGGCGACACCCGCTACCGCGACGCCCGGGCCCACAGCACCTGCCGCTCCCACGCCTGCCGCCTCTGCACCGGTAGTGCCGAGGATCGTCGATCCTGCCGGGCGGCTACGTAGCGGATTCGCGATTTCCGATTTCGACCGGGGCACCGCCGGCACCGGCGGGATCAGCAGTATCAGCTTCGAGCCCGATCCTGCCGGCCGCTTCGCCGTGCGCATCATCGGGGTGCTGCGCCAGGGCTTGTGGCGCCGCGGCGGCACGCCGCCGGCCGGGCGCACGCGCGCGCCGAACTACAACCGGTCGTCCTCGCTCGTCACGCATGCCGAGGCCGGGTTGCCGCTGGGGCAGTGGGAGAATCTGCATCTGGTCGGCCCCGGCTTCGGCGACGAGGCGGCCGCGGGCATGATGAAGGGGCCCCGCGAAGTGAACCAATGGCACCAGAATCGTGGCGTGGAAGGCTGGATGCGCGACTTGTTTCGTGAAGTCGATCCGCTGGGTGGACGCGTCCGCTACGAAGCCATCGCGGTCGCCTGGGATCTCAACGACGGCGGCTGGCAGCCGGCGATGCAGACCGATTTCCTGCGCCGCGCCCAATATCGAGTCACCGTCGAGCTACCGAACCGTCCGGCGCGCTCGATCACCATCAACATCGAGGTGGAGCGGCCGCCCTCGACCCGCGCGCATATCAGCGTCGAGCCCGCAAGCGCGCTTAACCCGGCGCATCTGCTCGAGTGA
- a CDS encoding copper resistance protein B, with the protein MKALLALAPLLVAGTAAAQDHSGHAMHGTPPAQAPAQPDPHAGHDMAPAPAPQDDPHAGHVMPATGTPIGTDLPPGNAPAPIPARDRAADRYWGADAMARAERKLRSEHGGGRWHRLLFDLAEYQVRDGRDGYRWEAEAWLGGDIDRLVVKTEGGGALREGVDHAEVQALYGRALDPWWNLEAGIRQDLGPGSRATYAALGIEGMAPYWLRREGTLFLSTRGDLLARAEAAYDQRITQDLVLQPRVEANLAAQDVPEDGIGAGLSEIELGLRLRYERTREFAPYLGISWDRKLGRTADFVRARGEPTGGASLVAGIRAWF; encoded by the coding sequence ATGAAGGCGCTGCTCGCCCTCGCCCCGCTGCTCGTAGCCGGCACCGCTGCGGCGCAGGATCATTCGGGGCACGCGATGCACGGCACGCCCCCCGCCCAGGCGCCCGCGCAGCCCGACCCGCATGCAGGCCACGACATGGCGCCCGCACCCGCTCCACAGGACGATCCGCACGCAGGCCACGTCATGCCCGCCACCGGCACGCCGATAGGCACCGACCTGCCCCCGGGCAACGCTCCCGCCCCCATCCCGGCACGCGACCGCGCCGCCGACCGCTACTGGGGCGCCGACGCAATGGCCCGCGCCGAGCGCAAACTGCGCAGCGAGCATGGCGGCGGCCGTTGGCACCGCCTGCTCTTCGACCTTGCCGAATATCAGGTCCGCGACGGCCGCGACGGCTATCGCTGGGAAGCCGAGGCCTGGCTAGGCGGCGACATCGACCGGCTGGTGGTCAAGACCGAAGGCGGCGGCGCGCTACGCGAAGGCGTCGACCATGCCGAGGTCCAGGCGCTCTACGGCCGCGCGCTCGATCCGTGGTGGAACCTCGAAGCCGGCATCCGCCAGGATCTGGGCCCGGGCAGCCGTGCAACCTACGCCGCGCTCGGCATCGAAGGCATGGCGCCCTATTGGCTGCGGCGCGAAGGCACGCTGTTCCTATCGACTCGCGGCGACCTGCTCGCCCGCGCCGAGGCCGCCTATGACCAGCGCATCACCCAGGATCTCGTCCTCCAGCCCCGAGTGGAAGCCAATCTCGCGGCACAGGACGTGCCCGAGGACGGCATCGGCGCAGGCCTGTCGGAAATCGAGCTCGGCCTGCGCCTGCGGTACGAACGGACCCGTGAATTCGCGCCCTATCTCGGCATCTCCTGGGATCGAAAACTCGGCCGCACCGCCGACTTCGTCCGCGCGCGCGGCGAACCCACCGGCGGCGCCAGCCTCGTCGCCGGCATCCGGGCATGGTTCTAG